From Periophthalmus magnuspinnatus isolate fPerMag1 chromosome 12, fPerMag1.2.pri, whole genome shotgun sequence, a single genomic window includes:
- the mest gene encoding mesoderm-specific transcript homolog protein: MREWWLHVGLLCLPLVAVYLHIPPPQLSPALNKWHSAGEHFHFRGHKVFYRDSSGALGSSDVVILLHGFPTSSYDWIKIWEPLNQRFHRVIALDFLGFGFSDKPRPHKYSIFEQASLVEALVSHLGLNQHKVNLVSHDYGDTVALELLYRSDQNRSGRLHLNSLCLSNGGLFPETHHPRLLQILLKDYRLLSTVLTRLTNYMVFQRGVGEVFGPYTQPTDAEFWDMWTGLRFNDGNLVLDSLLQYINQRLKHRERWVGALSSTSVPLHIIYGPLDPVNPHPQFIRLYQKLVPRSTITVLDEHISHYPQLEDPQGFLNAYFNFIHSF, from the exons ATGAGGGAGTGGTGGCTTCACGTGGGACTCCTGTGTCTCCCCCTGGTGGCCGTGTACCTGCACATCCCCCCTCCGCAGCTCTCCCCCGCCCTCAACAAGTGGCACTCGGCCGGGGAGCACTTCCACTTCAGAGGACACAAGGTTTTCTACAGAG ATTCATCTGGAGCTTTGGGGAGTTCAGACGTCGTCATTCTGCTGCACGGTTTCCCCACGTCCAGCTACGACTGGATCAAG atcTGGGAGCCTCTGAATCAGCGTTTCCACAGAGTCATCGCTTTGGACTTTCTGGGATTTGGCTTCAGTGACAAACCT CGGCCACATAAATACTCCATCTTCGAGCAGGCCAGTCTGGTGGAGGCTCTGGTCTCACATCTGGGCCTGAACCAGCACAAAGTCAACCTGGTGTCCCACGACTACGGAGACACGGTCGCTCTGGAGCTGCTCTACAG GAGTGACCAGAACCGGAGCGGACGTCTGCATTTAAACAGTCTGTGTCTGTCCAATGGAG GATTATTCCCAGAGACACATCATCCTCGACTACTACAAATC CTTCTCAAAGATTATCGTTTACTTTCTACTGTCCTGACACGACTCACAAACTACATGGTCTTCCAGCGAGG GGTCGGTGAAGTGTTCGGTCCGTACACGCAGCCCACGGACGCGGAGTTCTGGGACATGTGGACCGGTCTACGCTTCAACGACGGAAACTTGGTATTAGACAG CCTCCTGCAGTACATAAACCAGAGGCTGAAGCACAGGGAGCGGTGGGTGGGCGCTCTGTCTTCCACCTCGGTCCCGC TTCACATAATCTACGGACCCCTAGACCCGGTCAACCCTCACCCACAGTTCATACGACTTTATCA GAAGCTGGTCCCGAGATCCACCATCACCGTTTTGGATGAACACATAAGTCACTACCCTCAGCTGGAGGACCCCCAAGGTTTCCTCAACGCgtattttaatttcattcactctttctga